The Oncorhynchus gorbuscha isolate QuinsamMale2020 ecotype Even-year unplaced genomic scaffold, OgorEven_v1.0 Un_scaffold_750, whole genome shotgun sequence genomic interval tggacacacattctttgtttaatgccagtggcattAAAcaattggtaaaaatagaaaagagtagagggcctagagagctgccctgcggtacaacacactttacatgtttgacattagagaagctttcgttaaagaaaaccctctgagttctattagatagatagccctgaatccacaatatggcagagcttaaaaagccataacacatacggtATTTATGGTTATGGTCAATACTTTCAAAGGCTGCACtaatatctaacagtacagctcccacaatcttcttattagcaatttctttcaaccaatgtatgctgatgattcagtcatttgtgtcagtgcagtacatgtgagtgcccttctctataagcatgctgaaagtctgtggttaataagagctggcagcaagcttaaaggtctgctgttagaaccagtaaaggactctttaccactcttgggtatcGGAATTCTTTGGCTtgcctccaggcctgaggactaagactttcctctaggctcagattaaaaatatgacagataggagtggctacagagtcagctaccatcctcagcagctttccatctaagttgtcaatgccaggaagtttgtcattattgatctaTGGCACATTCAATCTTTGGGGAAGATTGAAAACAACAAACAGTAGGGCTCTAGACAGCCACAAACCCAGGACAATCCGTTGTCCCAGCCACAATGGCTAACCGCGTCACAGGCCGCGTTCAAGAAAACCCCGCTAGCTTGATATGCAACTGGCTAGCTGCGATGTCAGATAGCTCCTCAGACCCGTCCTTGGTCAACAGGATCACTGCAAAGAGACAAGCAGTCCCGGCAACTGATGCCAACTGCATCGATGGATCCAAACTAAGAAGCTAGCTACCAAGAACTTTGGTATAGGTGTCAACAGATTGGGGAAATCTAAGTGTTGCGACAGAGACAGGTATTGTTTATGGACAATGAGGGACATTGGGAGCTGCTTTTAAGAAGATCAGTCAACAAAATGAAAGGGCTGGGGGTCTATAGAAGGTGTAAAGTAAGGGCAATTCTTACACAGTATGGCACCTTTCAATTGTTCTCATACACAACAATACATTTGCTGTCTCTCTAAGCACAACCCTGCACAACTAAAATCCCCTTTGTCATGTCAAAGACATATCTGTAAATGTCCCGCAGCCCAATGACTTTGACAGATCATTCTTGTCAGTAGTTGCCCTTGGCAGAGGATTCTTTTAGACAATGTTGTGGAagattcagaatttgttggtaacatttgtaCTATGTTTTATATttatcaaatgtgtgtaagtttaTTTCTCATCAGAagggtatttttgtataatactgtggcgaggttgcagttatctgttctatgtcaaaactaagttgcatgggccacagagaggggagaggtcaaagtgtcatcatgtgtaaacatatattttactccctacctttcccagtggggaaaggagggtggcagtgtctgggatcattctatgctccctctaatgttgtttttatcttaacctatagcctcactctCCTATCCGTGAGCTTGTCCAAGTTTGGTTGTATTTtgagttggttgtatctaaatgacaatttgatatatgcctgttgatttggaggattggtttatggttgtggggtttgggaaaggagacaaagctgaacgatgaattatgtctatgctgtctgactatgtgtgatccttgctataaaggatcccatTTTGCCATTGTGTGGGGactctcaacttttcattagagatactgaactTTTGAAAGTCAAAATGCTATAGAGCTTATATAATTAAAAATGGAcgttgataactaactctgacttgtgtgtgtggtttgctcccatgatttggtaagaagaggaaatttccacgacaacaTGTCTTTGTATTGTGTTTTGAGAATCTGTCAGCCCtgctcctgctccccctccctggcaCTCAAGGGTGCCAGGCTGCCCATCattgcgcacacctgtcaccatatTTACGTGCATCAGCACTtctttggactcacctggactccatgactttgttgattgcccctcctatatctgtctgttcctcagtttgaTCCCTGTATCAGtattaatgttgttttgtttccactgtccagacgctgtccttgTTTTGTTTCATGACAGTTATTTATCAAATATTCACTCCATGTACTTACTTCTCGTCTCCCAGCATCTGTCCTCACAGAATTCTGACACCAATATTGGAAGCATCAGTGAGTGTTTTTGGTTGTTTTGGTTGGTGACGTCGGGTCCGGGTGCTGCTGCCGAAGGAACTTGGGGTTTCTCAGCTGGCTTGTCAGGCTTCAACAccttagctggctcgagaggtttccttgccttGGTTGGCTCGGCAGGCTCCCACCCCACGTCATGCTTCAGCCGGCTCGTCAgactcccacgcctcagccggctcgtcaggctcccacacctcagccggctcgtcaggctccctcGCCTCAACCGGTTCATCAGGCCTgcacgcctcagccggctcgtcgggcTGCCACTTcgccatcattacacacacctgtcatcaTCGTTACGCAGATCAGCACTTCTTTGGACTCACTTTATCCTCTTCCATGAGGGTGTGAAGAGAATGTTTGTCGGTATAGAAGAGGAAGAAATGCCGACAGGATTTATGTCACATTGGAATGCTCAGTCAAAAAGTGAGTTAAATGTGTTTagtctttattttattatttgttcaaccatttcacacacacacaatgtagtgTCTCATAGTTGTAGATAATTCTTTAACGTGTAATATGTTTATTTATTGTACATAGAATACATAGAAATGTTATCTTTATAAAAGAGTACAGAGTGTAACATACTCACTGGGGAAAATGAAAAGTTGCTAGATAATGATAATTGATAGTGACATGAGTGAGAATTTATGCCATTAAAAAGTACTTGCGTCACACAAATAAGTTCCCGATATAAATACAATGACATTGATTGAACTGTACATTACGATGCTGTAGTAGGACGTTGTTTAGCCTAGAGGTAAAATCAGTTTGAGTTGGTACTTGGAACTAAAGTTTAGTGAAACTAGCCTGAATAAACATTGCAGTCTTTCccagaaaaaaaaacagtttcaGTATATTGTGTTTTTAAGAACTACAATACACTTCAATGGAAACCTATGGAGGAGGTCTCCTTATTGTGAAGGGTTAGTTTAAGTGAAAGTGCTCCAGATGGCCACCAGGGCAGCACCAAGGGCCACAGTGAGAGGGAGTTGGATGGCTACGGCCCCATTGCACTGGTCGGTGCTGCAGCAGGTCTGTGTGACGGTGTAGCCGGCTGTCAGGATGCTACCAGTGGAAGTGGTGTTGCAGAAAGCTGTGGCCAGGCAACCCTTGCGCTTGAGATTCACGATTCTAGTGGCATTGAACACTGGAAGAAGGAGGAAGAACAATTGCAAATACAGGTAGTTTTTGTTTGGGTAGTACTTTATTTTACAGTACaaatattactagatattattaACTGATAAATTACATTCTGAAATGGGAATTACACAGAATTACACAGATCTAAGAATTATACAGTAATAACCTAGAATTACACAGTAAGTCAATGACCTATTTTTATTGTAGCTTTCTACTTGGACGAAACCACAGGGTCAGTACCTGCTTCTGCAGTGAAGCAGTTGGGCTGGTCGGTGCTACATTCTGCAGTTGAACCAATAAAACAAAGGCTGGACAACCCCACAGTACATGTGTTGCACTTCAGGGACTCGGCTGTGAGATGGaatgagagaaagatggagagacagagagcaacgaGGAGAGataagaaagaggagagaaacaaaTAAGATTGCTGTCATCATGACACTGTACAATGACATATGTACAAACATAcacatcatttatttattttttattttctttgttCAGTCCAGTCCAGCACAAAATAAATATTAGGGTAATACCTGGCAGTTTAATTAATGAATTGAAGGACTCTATTTTGAATACTTTAAATGATTGATTGTACAACCATACACCCAGAGAGAAATTATTCTTGGACTGAAAAGCACTTTTAGCGGAGTGTTGTCCTATTAAAGTTCCCATTTGGTGACGTCTGATAGTAGGAAGTGGTGTATAGTACTTAAGAACAAATACATGAAAGTACtatttaagtagttttttggggtatctgtactttaattTACAATGTATatgttttacttttacttttaattCACTACACCCCTGAAAAGAaaacaatgtactttttactccatacattttccctgacattacattttgaatgcttagcaggacagaaaaatagtccagagagcatccctggtcttccctgctgcctctgatgtggcggactcacgaaacacaaatgtttttttggtaaattatgtctgagtgttggagtgtgcccctgactatccataaatacaccgaacaaaaatataaatgcaacaattatCCATGTCTACCGGAtgtggatgtcctgggctggcgtggttacggTCTGCGGttctgaggccggttggacgtactgcgaaattctctaaaacgaggtTGCAGGCGAtttatggtagataaatgaaaATGTAATTCTCTGGCAATTTAATTCGGGTTAACTGAAAAGCAATCTCTTCACTGGAACTCCAGTATTCTCCAACCTGCTTGAAGTTTGTTAACAAAAATGTATTTAAGGACCAAAAATCTGGTGGTTACCCACACCAATAGTGTTAGAGCAAAATGGTActcagcatcatctggatatgtgtgcaaaAAAAGTTAAACATTCACCTTCTACTACATTTTCTGTCAATAATTCCAAGGTATACACCACACTTCTCCAGTGGATGTGTCATAACATAGTCTACCTGAACACTTCTCCCTCGCTCAAATACAGCTGTGCCTATTCAGAGATCGTTGGCGTGGGAAACGGCAAATTCGCTGAGCAAATCTGAGTTATTGAGAATATTTATTTTAATCTGGATATTTTATTCTTCAAATATAGCCTAATTTCGGATCTCGTCAATATTTTGCATATTTTCAGACAGATCGGGGTCAGTGGCCACCGGAGTATGAGTGGAGCTGAGCTGGAGCATAGCGAGGAATAGAgcatgcccaatttgactggagcgcagagcaAGATTCCCAAAAGCTGGAGCGGCAGCCTTCGCTGCTCCAGTAGCGCACACTTCATGAGCTGAAGGAATACCAGGTCTAGTGTGCATTTGAAGTCTACTTGTGGGCTGCTATAGCCCCTTGGTTTAGCTATTGTCATGGAGTTTGCTAAATATTTTCCTTGCTAAATCAAGGTTACTTACAGGAATGAGAaccaagagcaagagagggagtgcgGTGATGTAGAGTCCagaatcattgtggaatctgaaaatACACTTATCCCGAAAGCATGATGGTTTTCTTACTACGTGCACATGCTAATAGAAAGAAACCAGGTGGGTAGATAACtaagtgtgtcattgtagcaaagtatttatttactaaaaatcAGATCTCTTCAACGTTTCGTTCATTTTTGTTCTATTATCCATACAATAGGCCATCATTGATTTTGTCCCAATATTCCCATGTTCAATGAGTTTTCCGTTTTCAAAGCTAATGTCCCTACCAGCCGATTGTGTCGCACTCGCAAACGATTCACACTATATTTATTTGTAGGCTATAGCTttgaaatataaataatatagacGAAATAATTCATTGCCATTCTTtcttaggctccctgtctggATATTGACCTATTTTGAGTGTTTATATGCTGTAGAATATGACATTTAGCTTATTTGAAATTATGTGCGCTTCTTCCATTCACGTGTTCATGTTTATTCAAAGACTTTTCATTCAAAtccatatggtttggtttcaatacttcaaaaGCAAATCGTAGGTCCAGGTAGTCGCAcaaatagatgggtgttggttaaattgtgattttaatgaatggCGCGAATTTGGAGTCGCAGTTTTTTATTTTTGTGAGCTAGGACTGGTTTTTATCGGAGCGGTTGGAAAGGTGGTTGGAAAGGATGTACAGAGCAGTGCGCGACCACCACCATGAGCGATAAACGGGATTTCCGACTGCTCAACTCCACTCACATGCAAGCATGATCCAACCGAGCTTGACTTTTTACGCACCCATTCTTCATACCTCCATCTTCACATTCGTTGTCATGATCGCAAACAAAGAATCAGTTAAAAACTGTTGTGGATTTTAACGGTCATTTTTTCCAATTTACAAAAAAGTATTTTTGAACAAGCCCCAATTTGtctaatgaataataataataaccttcCCAGAGAGAATAAAACCAACTTACCGACAGCAAAGAGTCCCACCAGCGCCACACATCCCCACATTAATTTGTTCATCTCTATCCAAGTATACGGAAAAATATCAAAGTTCTATAGTGAGTATAATGAGTATTGGAATAATGCAACTCAGATAATCCAGAGTCCAAATTGCAATTTAATGAGGTGTAGAGCTGTGTAGAATGAGGAGCACCAACTTGGACAACCATTTATATGCTGAGGGTCAGGTGCTGATGGAGATTTTGGAAACAGGATGTTAATAGGGTGTAACAGGCAACAGGGTCATATGACACCCATAAGTGGACAAATTGAGATGTTGATGACTGTAGTATAAaagaaatggcatatattattattattattatattataaattgaGATGTTGATGAGTAGTGTGAGAGGAATGGCTGGTGTGGGTGGAGAAAAGGTTAACGAGTGCTTACAGATCAATGGCAGGGTAGAGAATCAAACAAAGGGAGTATGATGTTATGTTTGCGACACCTGTACTTAcccagagataaagacagaggaagaggaggagggagagacaaagacagaggaggaagtggaggaggaggaggaggagggagagacaatcAGACAAAGACAGTCGGACAGACCAACACGTGTGtgagtgtaataataataatacactttAATTTGTATAGCGCTTTTAGTTACAGAGTTTTCTCAAAGCTAGATTCACAGTCCTAACAGATAACAACCCCGTGACATATATAATGAGGAAACCAAAGCTAGACGCCTGTGAGCAATGGTGGGTCTCTAAACTGGCCCCGTTCGACTTTGACTTGAAATACATCCCACAGAATGTCCCAGCAGACCTACTTAGTCGACAGTCGTTCCATGGAGCTAGGAAGGCAAGTGAGTTCCCAGAGTATGTGACTTCAGAGTCCATCCAGGACGCATTCAAACTGTCAGTCCATATCCAAGGTGGTGCGATCCTGGCTCAAGTCTCTTCTGAATGGCTGAAAGCAGTTTTGGAATCCTGTCTGGAGTGGGATGCGAGTCTGCCAGCATCCTTCAGCATGAAGGGGGAGCGGCTACACTTCCAGTCCTTTCTTCTGATGTCATAGAGAGAAAACAGAAGGTGGATCAGGTCTTGGCAATGGGTGGCGTACTttgttgagaggaggaggagaccttCGTTGAGAGAGAGGGCTCATGTGACTGCGCAAGTTTTGAGAATGCTGATGCGTTTGGATAAACTCAAAATCAAGGACGAGATCCTCTACCGAAGATCTAAGTACAGAGTTGTCAAGAAGAGGTAATAGCTGGTGGTGCTAGAGTcccttaaaacctctttgggctagggggcagtattttgatgtccggatgaaaagcgttcccaaagtaaactgcctgttactcaggcccagaatctaggatatgcatataattggtagatttggatggaaaacactctaaagtttctaaaactgttacaataatgtatgtgagtataacagaactgatatggcaggcgaaaccccgaggacaaaccccCCCCAAACaattcagcctaccactgttttcaatggctgtcacttttattataaggcgaaacctcccagattgcagttcctagggcttccacttgATGTCAACAGTTTTTTGAAAGAGTTTCAGACTGGTTTTTGGAAAATTGAGCCAGAAGTTGTAGTTTTT includes:
- the LOC124020040 gene encoding protein Bouncer-like; amino-acid sequence: MNKLMWGCVALVGLFAVAESLKCNTCTVGLSSLCFIGSTAECSTDQPNCFTAEAVFNATRIVNLKRKGCLATAFCNTTSTGSILTAGYTVTQTCCSTDQCNGAVAIQLPLTVALGAALVAIWSTFT